A single Corallococcus silvisoli DNA region contains:
- a CDS encoding serine/threonine-protein kinase, which translates to MNAPTPVSKPVRVFGNYEILSLLGKGGMAEVYRARVRSGPYAGWTVALKRLLPALTRDPASVDLFAREAHLSRQLDHPNIVKVLDAGMLEDVSFLVMDLVDGRDLGHILRRCKARGIPLPVDFAVYLAKVLMEALAYAHTATGPDGEPLGIVHCDVSPSNLFISRVGEIKLGDFGVSRVLVDGKLQGGEVLGKPYYLSPESLQGAVTPEADLWAASVVLYELLTLGRPFVGTSPEDVFASILSRKYRPLSAVRPDVPKALDAVLARAFAENPEDRFPSAEEYARALSPHFDERVGTPLAIAAVVRGLFGTTDEMPAYRGPPPTGSMDGAE; encoded by the coding sequence GTGAACGCGCCGACCCCCGTGTCGAAGCCCGTCCGGGTCTTCGGCAACTACGAAATCCTGTCGCTGCTGGGCAAGGGCGGCATGGCCGAGGTGTACCGCGCGCGCGTGCGCAGCGGGCCGTACGCCGGGTGGACGGTGGCGCTCAAGCGGCTGCTGCCCGCGCTCACCCGGGACCCCGCGTCGGTGGATCTCTTCGCGCGCGAGGCGCACCTGTCGCGCCAGCTGGACCACCCCAACATCGTGAAGGTGCTGGACGCGGGGATGCTGGAGGACGTGTCCTTCCTGGTGATGGACCTGGTGGACGGGCGCGACCTGGGCCACATCCTCCGCCGGTGCAAGGCGCGCGGGATTCCGCTGCCCGTCGACTTCGCGGTGTACCTGGCCAAGGTGCTGATGGAGGCGCTGGCGTACGCGCACACCGCCACCGGGCCGGACGGTGAGCCGCTGGGCATCGTCCACTGCGATGTGTCTCCGTCCAACCTGTTCATCTCGCGGGTAGGGGAGATCAAGCTGGGCGACTTTGGCGTGTCGCGCGTCCTGGTGGACGGGAAGCTCCAGGGCGGTGAGGTCCTGGGCAAGCCGTACTACCTGTCCCCGGAGTCGCTGCAGGGCGCGGTGACGCCGGAGGCGGACCTGTGGGCCGCGAGCGTCGTGCTCTACGAACTGCTCACGCTGGGGCGTCCCTTCGTGGGCACCTCGCCTGAAGACGTCTTCGCCAGCATCCTGTCGCGCAAGTACCGCCCCTTGAGCGCCGTGCGTCCGGACGTGCCCAAGGCCCTGGACGCGGTGCTCGCGCGCGCCTTCGCGGAGAACCCCGAGGACCGCTTCCCCTCCGCGGAGGAGTACGCGCGGGCACTGTCGCCGCACTTCGACGAGCGTGTGGGGACGCCCCTGGCCATCGCGGCGGTGGTGCGCGGTCTGTTCGGCACCACCGACGAGATGCCGGCCTACCGGGGGCCTCCGCCGACAGGTTCCATGGACGGCGCCGAGTAG
- a CDS encoding tetratricopeptide repeat protein, whose amino-acid sequence MSPPTSTLALAAGVCLVSGLAWAGPTFNGTFQGEAFGPIELRSDGDHLVGMAPAGGPCQRPAAQQALTGDFQGNVFLGEVTLCQTGDTCSPSQSYVVMLVYNVEERALGGMVKLEGGCESPALLKNGLLLLRAPDQGAALTPVTVQASERQAQAPAPAPSPVAAVSPPSGGAAQIAAQRRLEPVDVAATLKQGLSQLAQNPIGASQQFQLVLAQEKEKNNAWALMGMGVSYFLRRQHSDALTYLDRARAAGSPQARAEAFFWTACVMRATKDPRMANEALRRALNDGWSPPEGNALVERELQQFANEGAVYEQLLKQARGSRKRTQGRESQGAGSASP is encoded by the coding sequence ATGTCGCCCCCGACCTCAACATTGGCTCTCGCGGCGGGAGTCTGCCTCGTTTCCGGGCTCGCCTGGGCGGGCCCTACCTTCAACGGCACCTTCCAGGGAGAGGCCTTCGGCCCCATCGAGTTGCGCTCGGATGGGGACCACCTGGTGGGCATGGCTCCGGCCGGTGGGCCCTGCCAGCGCCCGGCTGCCCAGCAGGCCCTGACCGGGGACTTCCAGGGCAACGTCTTCCTGGGCGAGGTGACGCTCTGCCAGACGGGGGACACGTGCAGTCCGTCCCAGTCCTACGTGGTCATGCTCGTCTACAACGTCGAGGAGCGGGCCCTGGGAGGCATGGTGAAGCTGGAGGGAGGCTGTGAGTCACCGGCCCTGCTCAAGAATGGACTGCTGCTGCTGCGGGCCCCGGACCAGGGCGCGGCGCTGACGCCCGTGACGGTCCAGGCGTCGGAGCGTCAAGCTCAGGCCCCCGCCCCCGCCCCATCCCCGGTCGCTGCGGTGTCCCCTCCGTCCGGAGGTGCCGCGCAGATTGCGGCGCAGCGCCGGCTGGAGCCGGTGGACGTGGCGGCCACCCTGAAGCAGGGGCTGTCCCAGCTGGCGCAGAACCCGATTGGCGCGTCGCAGCAGTTCCAGCTCGTGCTGGCGCAGGAGAAGGAGAAGAACAACGCCTGGGCGCTGATGGGCATGGGGGTGTCCTACTTCCTGCGGCGCCAGCACTCGGACGCGCTCACGTACCTGGACCGGGCGCGCGCCGCGGGCAGTCCGCAGGCGCGGGCGGAGGCGTTCTTCTGGACGGCGTGCGTGATGCGGGCGACGAAGGATCCGCGGATGGCGAACGAAGCGCTGCGCCGCGCGCTGAACGACGGCTGGTCTCCGCCGGAAGGCAACGCGCTGGTGGAGCGGGAGCTGCAACAGTTCGCCAATGAAGGAGCGGTGTACGAGCAGCTGTTGAAGCAGGCCCGCGGCAGTCGCAAGCGGACCCAGGGTCGAGAGTCGCAAGGAGCTGGAAGCGCCAGCCCGTGA
- a CDS encoding DHH family phosphoesterase — MPVTPSIQSRRSQLPAGGELTEPPPARLAKLPAADKLGRLLQVAKGHRRALILTHDNPDPDSIAAAVSLAHLLERKAGLEAHVGYGGIIGRAENIAFVRVLRLPVSHVSQLDFSQYDLFGLVDTQPPVRNHSLPPRFRADLVVDHHPLREESLLSPFADVGGDFGATSTMLVEYLRAARLEPSVEIATALFYGIKADTRDLGRETTQTDVDSYLWLFPRCDKQLLGQIEHPELPARFFQLFHTSIEKAKVYGTAIITDLEEVYSPDMVAEVAERMMFLEGMKWSLAYGSFRNQLFLSLRVKDRRMNAGRLIRELCEDLGGSSGGHGSMAGARLPLSGSANKRKALKREVVSRFLEAFGVAEERPVSLLSAQDT, encoded by the coding sequence ATGCCTGTGACCCCCTCCATCCAAAGCCGCCGCTCCCAGCTGCCCGCCGGCGGCGAGCTCACGGAGCCTCCGCCAGCGCGGCTCGCGAAGCTGCCTGCCGCCGACAAGCTGGGCCGCCTGCTGCAAGTGGCCAAGGGCCACCGCCGGGCGCTCATCCTGACGCACGACAACCCGGACCCCGACTCCATCGCGGCAGCCGTGTCGCTCGCCCACCTGCTGGAGCGCAAGGCGGGGCTCGAAGCCCACGTCGGCTACGGCGGCATCATCGGCCGGGCGGAGAACATCGCCTTCGTGCGCGTGCTGCGGCTGCCGGTGTCGCACGTGTCCCAGCTGGACTTCAGCCAGTACGACCTCTTCGGCCTGGTGGATACGCAGCCGCCGGTGCGCAACCACTCGCTGCCCCCGCGCTTCCGCGCGGACCTGGTGGTGGACCATCACCCGCTGCGCGAGGAGAGCCTGCTGTCGCCCTTCGCGGACGTGGGCGGTGACTTCGGCGCCACCTCCACGATGCTGGTGGAGTACCTCCGGGCCGCGCGCCTGGAGCCGTCCGTGGAGATCGCCACCGCGCTCTTCTACGGCATCAAGGCGGACACCCGAGACCTGGGCCGCGAGACGACCCAGACCGACGTGGACAGCTACCTGTGGCTGTTCCCCCGCTGCGACAAGCAGCTGCTGGGGCAGATCGAGCACCCGGAGCTGCCCGCGCGCTTCTTCCAGCTGTTCCACACGTCCATCGAGAAGGCGAAGGTCTACGGCACCGCCATCATCACCGACCTGGAGGAGGTCTACTCCCCGGACATGGTCGCGGAGGTCGCCGAGCGGATGATGTTCCTCGAGGGGATGAAGTGGTCCCTGGCGTACGGGAGTTTCCGCAACCAGCTGTTCCTGAGCCTCCGGGTGAAGGACCGGCGCATGAACGCGGGCCGCCTCATCCGCGAGCTGTGCGAGGACCTGGGCGGCTCCTCCGGCGGCCACGGCAGCATGGCGGGCGCACGGCTGCCCCTGTCCGGCAGCGCCAACAAGCGCAAGGCGCTCAAGCGCGAGGTCGTGTCGCGCTTCCTGGAAGCCTTCGGCGTCGCCGAGGAGCGGCCGGTGTCGCTGCTGTCCGCGCAGGACACGTGA
- the tyrS gene encoding tyrosine--tRNA ligase translates to MNPDALRKATPEEQYEEVTRGTVDLQVPEDLKKKLQRSYDKGKPLVIKAGFDPSRPDLHLGHSLLLTRMRRFQEFGHTVVFLIGDFTALIGDPTGKNATRPALTRDEVKVNSETYKQQVFKVLDPDKTVVKFNSEWLDALGTEGMIRLAARYSVQRMLERDDFKKRYRENRSISLHEFLYPLLQGWDSVALKADVELGATDQLFNLLVGRQLMKDEGLEPQVIMTGPILEGLDAKLVDGVITGDKMSKSLDNYVGIDEPADSIFGKLMSITDDLMWRYYKLLSSMPLKQVLELEERTRSGAAHPKAAKVAFAQEMASRFQGEEAGRKAAEDFEKRFAKKELSAEELPLVEVSLAGAEKLPVTKLLPETKLVASATEARKLMAQGGVRVNGEKVTDPKAELGAGEYTVQVGKLKAARVKLA, encoded by the coding sequence ATGAACCCGGACGCACTGCGCAAGGCGACCCCCGAAGAGCAGTATGAAGAAGTCACTCGCGGCACCGTGGACCTCCAGGTGCCGGAGGACCTCAAGAAGAAGCTCCAGCGCTCGTATGACAAGGGCAAGCCGCTCGTCATCAAGGCGGGCTTCGACCCCAGCCGTCCCGACCTGCACCTGGGCCACTCGCTGCTGCTCACGCGCATGCGGCGCTTCCAGGAGTTCGGGCACACGGTGGTGTTCCTCATCGGTGACTTCACCGCCCTCATCGGCGACCCCACCGGCAAGAACGCGACCCGGCCCGCCCTCACCCGCGACGAGGTGAAGGTCAACTCGGAGACGTACAAGCAGCAGGTCTTCAAGGTCCTGGACCCGGACAAGACGGTGGTGAAGTTCAACTCGGAGTGGCTCGACGCGCTGGGCACCGAGGGGATGATCCGCCTGGCGGCGCGCTACTCCGTGCAGCGCATGCTGGAGCGCGACGACTTCAAGAAGCGCTACCGGGAGAACCGCTCCATCTCGCTGCATGAGTTCCTCTACCCCCTGCTCCAGGGCTGGGACTCCGTGGCGCTGAAGGCGGACGTGGAGCTGGGCGCGACGGATCAGCTCTTCAACCTGCTGGTGGGCCGGCAGCTGATGAAGGACGAGGGCCTGGAGCCACAGGTCATCATGACGGGCCCCATCCTGGAGGGCCTGGACGCGAAGCTGGTGGACGGCGTCATCACCGGCGACAAGATGTCCAAGAGCCTGGACAACTACGTGGGCATCGACGAGCCGGCGGACAGCATCTTCGGCAAGCTGATGAGCATCACCGACGACCTGATGTGGCGGTACTACAAGCTCCTGTCGTCGATGCCGCTCAAGCAGGTGCTGGAGCTGGAGGAGCGCACGCGCTCCGGCGCGGCCCACCCCAAGGCCGCCAAGGTCGCCTTCGCGCAGGAGATGGCCTCGCGCTTCCAGGGCGAGGAGGCCGGGCGCAAGGCCGCGGAGGACTTCGAGAAGCGCTTCGCCAAGAAAGAGCTGTCGGCGGAGGAGCTGCCCCTGGTGGAGGTCTCGCTCGCGGGCGCGGAGAAGCTGCCGGTGACGAAGCTGCTGCCGGAGACGAAGCTCGTGGCCTCCGCCACCGAGGCGCGCAAGCTGATGGCCCAGGGCGGCGTCCGGGTGAACGGCGAGAAGGTCACCGACCCCAAGGCGGAGCTGGGGGCCGGCGAGTACACCGTGCAGGTGGGCAAGCTGAAGGCGGCGCGGGTGAAGCTGGCCTGA
- a CDS encoding cysteine desulfurase family protein produces the protein MIYWDHNAAAPVRPEVGTLLARAFTQGGFGNASSVHAGGREARARLDAARAKVARVLGCEPKELCFTASGSEADALALVGAYAARPVKERRRVVSSTVEHPAALGALTRLEQEGAQVVRLSPAPDGRVPLEAVLEALTPDTALCSLMWANNETGVLQPVAEAARACRQRGILFHTDAVQAAGKVPLTLREVDADLLSLSAHKFGGPQGVGVLVVRKGVDVRALTPGHQEGGRRGGTQNVPYAEALALALELAAAEQPQVAMRVGALRDAFEQQVLQRLPGVTVNGAGAPRVPNTSNLRFEAVEGEALLMALDLEGICVSSGAACASGTLSPSHVLRAMGLSPTEARASLRFSLGPTTTSAEVERVVEALCTHVPRVRALDATG, from the coding sequence GTGATCTACTGGGACCACAACGCCGCCGCGCCAGTGCGCCCGGAAGTGGGGACGCTGCTCGCGCGGGCCTTCACGCAGGGAGGCTTCGGCAACGCGTCCAGCGTGCACGCGGGCGGGCGCGAAGCACGAGCCCGGCTGGACGCGGCGCGGGCGAAGGTGGCGCGCGTCCTGGGCTGTGAACCCAAGGAGCTCTGCTTCACCGCGTCCGGCAGCGAGGCGGACGCGCTGGCGCTGGTGGGCGCGTACGCGGCCCGGCCGGTGAAGGAGCGCCGCCGCGTGGTGTCCTCCACGGTGGAGCACCCCGCGGCGCTCGGGGCGCTCACGCGGCTGGAGCAGGAAGGCGCGCAGGTGGTGCGGCTGTCCCCCGCTCCCGACGGCCGCGTGCCGCTGGAGGCCGTGCTGGAGGCGCTGACGCCGGACACCGCGCTGTGCTCGTTGATGTGGGCCAACAACGAGACGGGCGTGCTCCAGCCGGTGGCGGAGGCCGCGCGCGCGTGCCGCCAGCGAGGCATCCTCTTCCACACCGACGCCGTGCAGGCCGCGGGCAAGGTGCCGCTCACGCTGCGCGAGGTGGACGCGGACCTGCTCTCCCTCTCCGCGCACAAGTTCGGAGGCCCGCAGGGCGTGGGCGTGCTGGTGGTGCGCAAGGGCGTGGACGTGCGCGCGCTGACGCCCGGACACCAGGAAGGCGGCCGTCGCGGGGGCACGCAGAACGTGCCCTACGCCGAGGCCCTGGCCCTGGCCCTGGAGCTCGCCGCGGCGGAGCAGCCCCAGGTCGCCATGCGGGTCGGCGCGCTGCGCGACGCGTTCGAACAGCAGGTGCTCCAGCGGCTCCCCGGAGTGACGGTGAACGGCGCCGGCGCGCCCCGGGTGCCCAACACGAGCAACCTGCGCTTCGAGGCCGTCGAGGGCGAAGCCCTCCTGATGGCGCTGGACCTGGAGGGCATCTGCGTGTCGTCGGGCGCGGCCTGCGCCTCCGGCACGCTGTCCCCGTCCCACGTGCTGCGCGCCATGGGCCTGTCCCCCACCGAGGCGCGGGCCAGCCTCCGCTTCAGCCTGGGCCCCACCACCACGTCCGCCGAGGTGGAGCGCGTCGTGGAGGCGCTGTGCACGCACGTCCCTCGCGTGCGGGCCCTGGACGCCACGGGCTGA
- a CDS encoding 5-formyltetrahydrofolate cyclo-ligase, with amino-acid sequence MSETAVDTAAAAEKKVTLREELTARRKAMTNDLIDERGLKVQSRFLASPYYQKARTVALYAPIRGEVPTRDILIAALQDEKIVCYPLSHVHGRILAFRAIKSESELEPGRLGVREPSNSSDLIGVDQIDLFVVPGLGFSRDGKRLGRGGGYYDATLKAASPRSRRVGLAFSDQIVRDLPTTSDDVDMDQIVTEMEALRGLWRSFDFLDT; translated from the coding sequence GTGAGCGAGACGGCGGTGGATACGGCGGCGGCGGCGGAGAAGAAGGTAACGCTTCGTGAGGAGCTGACGGCGCGCCGCAAGGCGATGACCAACGACCTCATCGACGAGCGGGGCCTGAAGGTCCAGTCTCGATTCCTGGCATCGCCCTACTATCAGAAGGCACGGACGGTGGCCCTCTACGCCCCCATCCGGGGCGAGGTCCCCACCCGGGACATCCTCATCGCGGCCCTGCAGGACGAGAAGATCGTCTGCTATCCGCTGTCCCATGTGCATGGGCGCATCCTGGCGTTCCGGGCCATCAAGTCGGAGAGCGAGCTGGAGCCGGGGCGCCTCGGCGTCCGGGAGCCCAGCAACTCCTCGGACCTGATTGGCGTGGACCAGATCGACCTGTTCGTGGTGCCCGGTCTGGGCTTCAGCCGGGACGGCAAGCGGCTGGGTCGCGGAGGGGGCTACTACGACGCCACCCTCAAGGCGGCCAGCCCGCGCAGCCGGCGGGTCGGTCTGGCGTTCAGCGACCAGATCGTCCGGGACCTGCCCACGACGAGCGACGACGTGGACATGGACCAGATCGTCACGGAGATGGAGGCGCTGCGCGGGCTGTGGCGCAGCTTCGACTTCCTGGACACCTGA
- a CDS encoding SDR family NAD(P)-dependent oxidoreductase: MKPMNFRGRWVLITGASSGLGLEMARLLAKEHCAHIIAVARREDRLTALKAELEAAHGVQVLPLAADLSRPGEPARVFEAAMAGRTVDGVILNAGVTFYGMALEQQPESFDAMLATNITSVVRLSQLFAADFVRRGNGGALMLVGSMAGFSPLPYQTAYAATKSFIISFGRGLAHELRKAGVSVTVFAPGGIATEMLSLSGLDRKFKAGDLGIMSAEACARIAVEAFVRRRELAVPGVLNRFLALMMKLLPHALIVGRSAALYEGGLPKGPPAP, encoded by the coding sequence ATGAAACCGATGAATTTCCGAGGCCGCTGGGTGCTCATCACCGGTGCATCGTCCGGTCTGGGGCTGGAGATGGCCCGCCTGCTCGCGAAGGAGCACTGCGCCCACATCATCGCCGTCGCCCGTCGCGAGGACCGGCTCACCGCGCTCAAGGCGGAGCTGGAGGCCGCGCATGGCGTGCAGGTGCTGCCCCTGGCCGCGGACCTCTCCCGGCCCGGTGAGCCCGCGCGCGTGTTCGAGGCCGCCATGGCCGGGCGCACCGTGGACGGGGTCATCCTCAACGCGGGCGTCACCTTCTACGGCATGGCGCTGGAGCAGCAGCCCGAGTCCTTCGACGCGATGCTCGCCACCAACATCACCAGCGTGGTGCGCCTGTCGCAGCTCTTCGCCGCGGACTTCGTGCGGCGGGGCAATGGCGGTGCGCTGATGCTGGTCGGCAGCATGGCGGGCTTCTCGCCGTTGCCGTACCAGACGGCCTACGCGGCGACGAAGTCGTTCATCATCAGCTTCGGGCGCGGGCTGGCCCATGAGCTGCGCAAGGCCGGCGTCTCCGTCACCGTCTTCGCGCCCGGGGGCATCGCCACGGAGATGCTGTCGCTGTCGGGGCTGGACCGGAAGTTCAAGGCGGGCGACCTGGGCATCATGTCCGCGGAGGCCTGCGCGCGCATCGCCGTGGAGGCCTTCGTGCGGCGCCGCGAGCTCGCCGTGCCCGGCGTCCTCAACCGCTTCCTCGCCCTGATGATGAAGCTGCTCCCCCATGCCCTCATCGTCGGGCGCTCCGCCGCGCTGTACGAAGGCGGACTCCCGAAGGGCCCCCCCGCGCCCTGA
- a CDS encoding EndoU domain-containing protein codes for MRLSGSLACFFLALSMPPTVLAGSGVFVSDEPVDAVEQPESSKVVFAVEPGVSYPLVKKGGPARAWCKLQGPKAEGWVLCDGTPTEAVQKAPGTDALVSADHANTRQQQAARGGGVALSAVVKQLGSGAGAGIAGTEQEAGSPSSESSVEVRAPAGRVAAAAPGDAEACASTCDNAPLFAKAPALSALDREVLDLCPARPDASVSAGDVQRFFARHYDDARVQRALSAAGRPGTGSRQANLEWLTSLWVSTGPRNAFTHVFCGDDWQRGPIGGLHFLPRYAQLEAEGKVCYQGPGKGEQAIQGAQYAIRFKGLSPWSCGVKRLGGFSTSQDAVSIAAIGTRAFARCCARGGAKKEGGVYSAPDIGGGNWRIWCGTRNGTYGIATLHPTDEAATCAE; via the coding sequence ATGCGCCTCTCCGGGTCGCTCGCCTGCTTCTTCCTGGCCCTCTCGATGCCGCCCACCGTGCTCGCGGGCAGCGGCGTCTTCGTCTCCGACGAGCCCGTGGACGCGGTCGAGCAGCCCGAGTCCTCCAAGGTCGTCTTCGCCGTGGAGCCCGGCGTCTCCTATCCGCTCGTGAAGAAGGGAGGGCCCGCCCGGGCGTGGTGCAAGCTCCAGGGACCCAAGGCCGAAGGATGGGTGCTCTGCGATGGCACGCCCACGGAGGCGGTCCAGAAGGCCCCCGGCACGGACGCCCTCGTCAGCGCCGACCACGCGAACACGCGCCAGCAGCAGGCGGCCCGAGGCGGCGGCGTGGCCTTGTCCGCCGTGGTGAAGCAGCTGGGGAGCGGGGCCGGCGCGGGCATCGCCGGGACCGAGCAGGAGGCAGGCTCCCCGTCGAGCGAGAGCAGCGTCGAGGTTCGCGCCCCCGCGGGCCGTGTCGCGGCCGCTGCCCCAGGTGATGCGGAGGCCTGCGCGAGCACCTGCGACAACGCCCCCTTGTTCGCCAAGGCCCCAGCGCTGTCCGCGCTGGACCGCGAGGTGCTGGACCTGTGCCCCGCGCGCCCCGACGCCAGCGTGAGCGCCGGGGACGTGCAGCGCTTCTTCGCCAGGCACTATGACGATGCGCGCGTGCAGCGGGCGCTGTCCGCCGCGGGACGGCCGGGGACGGGCTCGCGGCAGGCGAACCTGGAATGGCTCACCAGCCTCTGGGTGAGCACGGGCCCGCGCAACGCCTTCACCCACGTCTTCTGCGGCGATGACTGGCAGCGCGGCCCGATTGGCGGACTCCACTTCCTCCCGCGCTACGCCCAGCTCGAGGCGGAGGGCAAGGTCTGCTACCAGGGCCCCGGCAAGGGCGAGCAGGCCATTCAAGGGGCGCAGTACGCCATCCGCTTCAAGGGACTGTCCCCCTGGTCCTGTGGAGTGAAGCGGCTGGGCGGCTTCTCCACGTCGCAGGACGCCGTCTCCATCGCCGCCATCGGGACCCGCGCGTTCGCGCGCTGCTGCGCTCGCGGCGGGGCAAAGAAAGAGGGCGGCGTCTACTCCGCGCCGGACATCGGCGGCGGCAACTGGCGCATCTGGTGCGGCACGCGCAACGGCACCTACGGCATCGCCACGCTGCATCCAACCGACGAAGCAGCCACCTGCGCCGAGTAG